From Granulimonas faecalis:
TTTTCCTTTGTGTTTTGTGGCATTTGCGCTGCTGATTGTTGCAGCTTCTCTTGTGGGGGCAGCGGCATGGGCACTACGTCGCGTCTATAGGCTATGGCTGACCGAAAGGTGGACCCATGCTTGAGGTTTCTAATCTTGCGGCTGGTTATGGATGGAGCCCTGTTTTCCGCAATATCTCATTTCGCCTGCGTCGAGGTGAGGTGGTTGGCCTTGCCGCGCCTAATGGAGTGGGAAAGACGACGCTTATGCGTGCCCTTGCAGGGGATGTGCCCGCTGGGAAAGGCTCCGTCGTTGAAGCGGATGGACAAAAGCGGCTCCCAGGGCGCTCTCGGCGCTGGCCCGTGTACTACTCGGGATGGCAGCAGGTGACTCAGCGGTGCCCGTTGAGCGCCTTTGAGCTTATGGGCCATGCGGCGGGGTGTTGGGGTTCGGATGCGTGCACTGAAGCGATTGGAGACCGATTGGGCGTCCTCTCGTTTTGGAAGAGGCCGCTTCGCTCCTACTCGCAGGGCATGATTCAACAAACACTCCTTGCGATGGCATCGGCAACGGAAGCGCCCTACACGCTCCTCGATGAGCCGATGAACGCCTTGGATCCCCTGCGAACGAAGCAGGCTGAGCTTGAAGTGCGTGCTATGGCACGTGCGGGAAGGACCGTCCTCATTTCCTCCCATTTGCTCGAGGGGCTGCAGCGCATATGCGATCGCGTCCTCTTTCTCCATTGCGATGCCGTTGAGGAGGTGAAGGGAAATGTGGACTTGAGGGAAGGATTTTTCAGTTGCTATGAGACGAGCAGAGAGTAAGGGGTTGGACATGCGGATGAGTAAGAGGGGCATCGGCCTGCTGGTGGCCTTGTTGGCAGTCGCGATCTTGGGTTTGGGCGCCCCGGCCCAGGCCCAGGCGGCCGTGAAGCAGCCCGATCAGGTGCAGACCTATACTGATGAGGTGATTGACACCTTTAAGGAGTTCACCTGTGGCCTTTTTCGCGTTGATCGGTATGATATTAAATATAAAAGGATAACATACCAGCGCACATACTCCTCTAAGGACACGGTGATCGATTATTACAACGGATGGTATAACGGCTATCAGGGTCAGATTTCTCAGCACAAGCTAATCTATACGTTGAGGTAGTGCTGATCGTTTAGTTAGGTAGGGGGCGAACGCCCCCTACCTTGTGCGCGAAGGGAAGCGCAGTGGCACTGATTTATCTCGCAGATGACGAGCGTGAGGTGCGCGAGATTCTCAATCGCTTTCTTGCTGCAGATGGCCACGAGGTTCTTGCTTTCGGTTCCGGCTCCGAGTTTTGGGACGTGTTCTCCAGAACGCCTTGCGATCTTGCAATACTCGATATAATGATGCCCGGGATAGACGGCATCGAGCTGCTGGCTCGCATCAGAGGCTCGTCTCAGGTGCCTGTTGTCATGGTCAGCGCCAAAGATTCGGACGAAGACTATTGCCGTGGCCTGGTATTTGGTGCCGACGATTACATTACGAAGCCGTTCAAGCCAACGCTCCTGGTGGCAAAGGTGCGTTCGATACTCCATCGGATCGATGTGAGGTCACGGGATCTTGGTGGAATGCCTAAAAGGTGGGGCAACCTCGAATACTGCGCTCGGACGAGAACCTTTTCTGTGGACGGTATGGAGCTTGCCCTGACGGCTCAAGAGCATCAGCTCCTTCTCTTCTACTTCAAAAAATTTAACGTACCGGTCTCTCGGGACGAGTTGTCCCGAGAGGTCTGGGGCTCTGAGCCTCTTCCTGCAAGTCGTGCCATCGACGAGGCTAATCGCAGGCTCAGGCGCCGTCTCTTAGCGGCTGGTAGCACCGTGTACAACCAGACGGTGTGGGGACGCGGCTACCGTCTGACCTATCGGGAAGGGGAGGGGCGGCTGTGACCGTGCCGAGCAACCATCCGGGCCTGCTTAACCGTGCGGGCATGGTGCTGGGGGTCGTTGTGGCGCTCATTCCCTTCCTGTTTGTGGCTGCCCAGTGGTGCATGCTGCAGGACCTTGCTCGCCGTGCCCTTTCGTCGGGAAACATCGGTTTTTTTCACAATGGACCGGTCGCTCCCGAAGTGTGGCTCATCTCTCTCGACCCGTCTCTTCAGCCGTCATCGAAGCCCGAGGGGTACGTGGGCGTGCTCTCGGCTGACCTGCTGGAGCATGTTCGAAGTGAGGCACATCGACTTGAGCCAGGCGAGATGTCCTCATATGTCAGGGGCGACGAATGCTTTTTCTTTACGCCCGAGAAGTCCGCCAATCCCAGTGAGACGGACTATAAGCCTGCTGGTGTTCTTGTGGCAGACGCGAGCGTGGCATGGGCGCTTGCGAGGTTTTCCGGAGGGGTCATTGCTTTCCTTTGTTTTGGCGTTGACGTCTTGCTCTGGATGGGCGTTCGATATATGAAGTCTCAGTTGCAAAGAGCTGAGTTGGCAAAGAGGGACTTCTTTGCCAATGCTTCGCATGAACTTAAGACGCCCCTCATGGTTATCGGAGCGCACATCGATGCCGTACGTGCCCAGCATGAGAGCTTTGACGATGCGGCCGCCGGTATCGACAGGGAACTGTCGCGGTCAGAGCGGCTCGTGGGCGACATCCTCCTCCTCTCCAAGGCGGATGCCGGAATGGTTGATGTTTCAATCGCATCTTTCGATGTCCGGGAGACGCTCTTCGACGTAGTGCGCTCATTGGGCCCAGAGGCTCGTTCTCGCGGAATCGAGCTTTCCCCTGTGAATCCCACGCCTCTTGTCCTGGGTTCTGACGAGGATAAAGTTGCGACCATTCTGTTTAACGCAGCTGTAAACGCGCTCCGTCATGCGGCGAGCGTGGTGAGGGTAGGAATGACGGTCCAAGAGGAACAGATCGAGCTTTTCGTTGAGAACGACGGGGCAGCTCTCGGGAACCAAGAGAGGGAGCATCTGTTTGATCGTTTTTACAGTTGCGATGCGGGAGGTACCGGCATTGGTATGGCGCTTGCAGCTGACTATGCCGAACGGTTGGGCGCGAAGCTGACCGCTGACTCAAGCAAAGGTGGGACTCGTGTGAGCCTTTGGTTACCAAGAACATGGGCCTCAGAGCACCTCCGCGCGCCCTGAGGCCCACTGCATCAGTGGCGGTTGCCGCCCTCGCGGCCCTGGCCGCGGCGGTTGTTGCCCGAGGGGCCTGCGCCGCGCGGGCCGCGGCGGTCGCCGCCCTTGAACCCGCCGCGGTCCGATCCGGGCCTGCCGCCCTTGAACCCGCCGCGGCGGTCGTCCTTGCCGCCATGGCCGCCGCCCCGCCGGTCGTTGTCGCGCCCGTCGCGCCCGCGGAAGCCGCCGGGCCTGCGGTCCGTGCGGCCGTCTGAGCCGTGACGGCCGTCCCGCCGGTTGCCGCGCCCGTGACCGTCCCTGCCGCCGCCAAAGCCGCCGGGCCTGCGGTCGCCGCGGTACCGGCTGTCGGGGGCCCGCTTGCCGGCGTGGTCGCCGCGGGCCTTGCGGGCCTCGATCTCGGCACGCTTCTCCTCGCTCATGGGCTTGCGGCGCACGATGTAGACATGGTGCACCTTGGAGTTGCGCTCGAAGTCGTGGGGGATGGTGCGCTCGGTGACATCCTCGACGGTCACGCCGCAGCGGTCGAGCTTCTCGACGTCGGGCGTGAAGTCGCGCAGGTTGCAGCTGAACAGGCACACGCCGTCGCGGGTGAGCAGGCGGGAGATGCCGATGAGCAGCTCGGAGTGGTCGCGCTGGACGTCGAAGCTGCGCTCGCCCATGGAGCTGGAGTTGGAGAAGGTGGGCGGGTCGCAGAAGACGAGGTCCCAGCGGTTGCGGGTCTTGCGCTGCTCGTCCACCCAGCGCAGGACGTCGGCCTTCACGTACTCGTGCTCCTCGCCGTCGAAGCCGTTGCGCTGCATGTTGCGGCGGGCCCAGTCGATGTAGGTGTAGGAGAGGTCCACCGTGGTGGTGTAGCCCGCGCCGCCGTCGGCTGCGTAGACGGTGCCGGTGCCGGTGTAGGCGAACAGGTTGAGGAAGCGCTTGGACCCCCTCATCTGCTTGGCCATCTCGCGGATCTCTGCGCGCACGTCGCGATGGTCGAGGAACAGGCCGCAGTCCAGGCGGTCGACGAGGTTGATCTCGAAGGTGAGGCCGCCCTCCTCCACGAGCTTGCAGCCCTCGGGCAGCTCCACGCCGTCCACGTAGCGGGCCTTGGGCTTGCGGGCCGGGCGGCCGGGGACGTTGCGGGCGAGCTCGCGGGCCTTGATGGTGCGGGTGATGTCCTCGGGTGCCGCGTACTGCGAGCCGCCCTTGGCCTTGTGGCGCACGCGCAGGGCCACGTCGCGGCCGCGCACGCCGAGCACCCGGGGCGCCACGGTGAGCACGTCGATGAGGCGGCGGCGGGCCTTCTCGGGGTCGATCTCGGACGGCGCGGCGTACTCGGAGACCACGAGCCAACGGCCCGGCGTCTGGGGCGCGCCGCGGAAGAGGTCGATGGCCACGTTGTAGTCGGGGAGGTCCTGGTCGTAGACGCGGTAGCAGGTGACGTCCTCGGCCTCGGCCCACTTGGAGCGCTCCTTGGCGTCCTTCTCCAGGCGGGCGGCGAACTGGTCGGTCACCGGCACGAGCACCGGCACCTCGGAGCCATCCTTAAGGGTGACCGCCGCCGGGGGATCCATGGCGATGTCGGCGTAGCCGCGCAGGTAGACGTTGTTCTTGCCCATGAGCGACTCCACCTCGTCCTCGGGCTCGATGCCGAGGAGGGCGTCCAGAGCGCCGTCGCGGGCCAGGGTGCAGGCGGGCGTGCCCTCGGGCAGGCCGGAGCAGAGCCCGGTGAGGTAGGAGAGGGCTTCGGCCTCGCGGGCGGCCTCGTCGGCGTGCAGCCAGGCGAGGTCCACGGCCACGAGACGGTCTTCGGTGAGCTCGGCCCCGGCGCGGGAGACCTCGCGGGCGGGCACGACCACCGGCTCGCGGTCGATGCCGGCGGAGTTGAGCAGGGCGCGGCAGTCGGCGCCGAAGCCCTCGCGGGTGTCGCTCACCACGAGCACGAGGGGGTTCTTGGCGCCTGCGGCGGCGCGGCGCTCGGCCTCGTTGCGCACCTGCGACCAGCTGCGCTCCGAGTGGCCGAGCCACCGGGAGAAGCCCCAGCGCACGCGGAGGAGCCCCGGGGCGCGGTCGAGGGCCACCGATGCGGCCTCGACGGCCAGGGTACCGCCGCCGGAGAAGGCCACGCAGACGGAGGGCATGGGGCGGCGCACGGTGCGCCACCAGCCGGCGAGCTCGAGCACGGCCGCGGCGTAGTCGGGGCGCTGGGGCGGGATGGCGGCGCGGCGGGCGGCCTTCTCGTAGCCGCGGCGGAACAGGGGCTCGCCGCTCATGTCGATCCCCATGGTGGCGTGGCCCTCGCGGATGCGCACGCGGATGCGGAGGTCGGGGTCGTCGGTGTCGACGTTGGGACGGGTGCCCTTGGCCGCGAGCATGCGGTCGACGACGGCGTCCTTGACCTTCTGGCTGGTGAAGAGGGTGTTGTCGAGGCCCTCCATGGTGCCGGAGGTGTACACGGCGAACGTGGCGCCCACGGGGAGGTGGTCCTCCCACGGGATGGCGGCGGCGAGGTCGTAGAGGGTCTCGGCACCGGTCACGGGGCCGGACTCCACGACGGCGACGACGGAGCTGGCGATGCGGCTCCATAGGCAGGCGACGTATGCCCACTTGAGGGGACCCTCGAAGCCCACCTGACCCTGGAGCGGGCGCACGGAGGGCACGCCCAGGCTCTCGAGCTCTTGGGCGAGGAGGTGTTCCAGACCGGTGGGGCAGGTCGCGTAGAATCTCATGGTGCGCCTCTCTTGGGTTGTCAAGCAAAGTCAACCCATGCTACCGCTTGCGGCGTCCCGGGTGGGGGCGGGGCGGCGCGACCCCATGAAATAAGGCGGGACCCAAAGGCAGCGGAAAGCACGGGCGCCGGGCGCCCGGTACCCGCGCTCAGCGCGCCCAGGGGTGCCGACGAACGTCAAACCTACCGACACAGAGGGGGCGGCACGTGTGGGTGCCGGCCCCTCTGTGTCGGTGGCTTTGACTGTCCGCCGCTACTCCGAGGCGGCCTCGAGCCCTTCCTGCACCTGGCGGCGGAACTCCTCCCCGCACTTGACGAAGGTCTCGTAGCCCAGACCCTCGGACATCTCGCTCTCGATGGCGATCGAGGGGTCGTCCTTCTTCCTCATCACGAGCGTGTAGGTCCACTCCTCTGGGCAAATGATCTCCATGGCTGCTCCTCAGCAAAAACTAGAAATATATGAATACAATTAAATCACGTGATTACCAAAACGCGGTCCCGGGGCGTGGCTTTTCGGACCGACAACGAGCCCAAGGGGCCGTATTGGAGTGTGGAATCTCCAGGACGGCCCCTTGGGCTCACTGCGGTCTTTCGATGAGTGCCGGGAGGCCCCTCGGTGAGCGGTATGGGCACGCACGAAGCTTCCGTGTGCGAGAATCCGCGCACCGAGGGGCTCGAGGCCGCTCGCCGAAGCCGCTCATCGAGGGGCCAGGGGGTCCGGCTGGCTCCCGGCCCTACGCCTCGATGAGGGAGAGGTAGCGCTCGCCGGTGTCGGGCAGGACGGCCACGATGACGGCGCCCTCCATGTCCTCGCGGTTGGCGAGCTCCACGGCGGCGGACACCGCGGCGCCGGCGGAGATGCCCACGAGCAGCCCGAGCTGCTCGGCCAGGCGGTCCTTCATGGCGATGGCGTCGTCGCCGGTCACGGCGAGCACCTTGTCGACCACCTCGGCGTCGTAGTTGTCCGGCACGAAGTTGGCGCCGATGCCCTGGATCTTGTGGGGGCCGGCCTGGCCGCCCTCGAGGACGGGGGACTCGGCGGGCTCCACGGCAAAGACCTGGGCGGAGGGCTTCATCTCCTTGAGGAAGCGGCCGGTGCCGCTCACCGTGCCGCCGGTGCCCACGCCGGCCACCAAGGCGTCCACGGCGCCGTCGGTGTCGCGCCAGATCTCGGGCCCGGTGGTGCGGTAGTGGGCCAGGGGGTTCTCGGGGTTGGAGAACTGGCCCATCATCACGGCCCCGGGGGTCTCGGCCACGATCTGCTCGGCGCGCTCCACGGCCCCGGCCATGCCGGTGGCGCCGGGTGTGAGCTCGATCCTGGCGCCGTAGGCCGCGGCGAGCTTGCGGCGCTCCACGCTCATGGTCTCGGGCATGACGAGGACCATGCCGTAGCCGCGCTCGGCGGCCACCATGGCCAGGCCCACGCCGGTGTTGCCGCTGGTGGGCTCCACGATGGTGCCGCCCTCCTCCAGGGTGCCGTCGTTCTCGGCGGCGTCCACCATGGCCCGGGCCACGCGGTCCTTCACGGAGCCGCCGGGGTTGGCGGCCTCGTACTTGCCGAGCAGGGTCACGTCGCCGTCGCAGAGGAACGACAGGTCGATCAGGGGGGTGTCGCCGATGGCGGCGCTGACGCTGGTTGCGATACGCATGCTTTCCTCCAAAGCCGGTGCAAGGTGGCCGGTCGGCCATGGCTATAATCCTACCCCTTCTCAGGTATTAAATCCCGCCGGGAGCGGACTCCATGGTAGACCGCCAAAAGAAAGGGCCCCGCGGACGGGGCCCGGATGGGGGGCTGGACGGCCCGTGGGCGTCGAAGGCTACGCCAGCATCTCCGCCATGTCGGCCTCGGGCGTGGTGATGCCGCGGATGCCGAACCGCTCCTGCAGGATGCCGAGGACGTTGGGGCTCACGAAGGCCGGCAGGTCGGGGCCGAGGTAGATGTCCTCGACGCCCAGGGCGAGCAGGGTGAGCAGCACGCAGACGGCCTTCTGCTCGTACCAGGAGAGGACGAAGGACAGCGGGAGCTCGTTGACCGAGCAGCCGAAGGCCTCCGCGAGGGCGAGGGCCACCTGGATGGCGCCGTAGGCGTCGTTGCACTGGCCCATGTCGAGGATGCGGGGCAGCCCGGCCACCTCGCCGAGGTCGAGGTCGTTGAAGCGGTACTTGCCGCAGGCGAGGGTGAGCACCACGCTGTCGGCAGGGGTCTCCTCGACGAAGCGGGTGTAGTAGTTGCGGCCCGGCTTGGCGCCGTCGCAGCCGCCCACGAGGAAGAAGTGGCCGATGGCACCGTCCTTCACGGCCTGCACGATGGCGCCGGCGTTGTCGAGGACGGTCTTGCGGCCGAAGCCGCAGGTGACCTGGGTGCCCCCGTTGACGCCGGTCATCCCGTGGCGCTCGGGGTAGCCCCCGAGCTCGATGGCGCGCTCGATGACGGGGGTGAAGTCCTTGCGGCCGCCCCCGTCGGCGTCGATGTGGGTGCAGCCGGGGTAGGCCACGACCTCCGTGGTGAAGACGCGGTCTGCGTAGGAGTCCTTGGGGGGCATGAGGCAGTTGGTGGTCCAGACGATGGGCGCGGGGATGTCCCTGAACTCGCGCTGCTGGTTCTGCCACGCGGTGCCGAAGTTGCCCTTGAGCTGCGGGTGCTCCTTGAGCCTGGGGTAGGCGTGGGCGGGGAGCATCTCGCCGTGGGTATAGACGTTGACGCCGCGGCCGTCGGTCTGCTCGAGGATCTGCTCGAGGTCGCGGAGGTCGTGGCCGGTCACCACGATGAAGGGCCCGGGCTCGACGGCGAGGTCCACGGTGGTGGGCACGGGGTCGCCGTAGGTGGAGGTGTTGGCCTCGTCGAGCATGGCCATGCACTCCAGGTTCACGCGGCCGCACTCCAGCACGAGGTCGAGGAGGGCCTGCCGGTCGTCGGTGGCCGAGAGCCCGTAGAGGGCGCGGAAGAAGAAGCCGTCCACGGCCTGGGACCGGGCGCCGAGCATGGCGGCGTGGTAGGCGTAGGCCGCCATGCCCTGCAGGCCGAAGAGCAGGAGGCTCTTGAGGGAGCGGACGTCCTCGTCGGCGTTCCAGACGAGACCCATGTCGTAGGCGGGGTAGTCGGCGGCGTCCAGGCCGTGGCGGGCGCTCACATGGTCGATGCGCTCACGGATGGAGGCGATGAGGGCGTGCACGGCGTCGTCGTCGAAGCACACGTTGGTGATGCAGCAGAACAGCCCCTCGACCATGGGCAGCGAGGCGTGGGCGCAGGGGGAGGCCACACCGGCGTCGTGGACGCAGCGGGCGTAGGCGACGAGGTAGCCGGTGAGCTCGTCCTCGAGGTTTGAGGTGGTGGCGTGCTTGCCGCACACCCCCTGGTGCCATCGGCAGCCGGTGCCCCCGGCGGTCTGCTCGCATTGGAAGCAGAACATCTCGTGGGGCAGGGCGGCGGCGAGCTCAGCCTGGATCTCCTCGGTCTCCTGGGTGGTCATGGGGCTCCTTTCGGGGTGGGTGCCTGATGGGCCATACCCTAGGCCGTCGGCCGGCCATGGTATGTTGCGATTGCAACATAACGAGAAGGCTGAGGGGGACCCAAAATGGTTGAGAGCCGGCTGCTGGCGGGGGTGGGGGAGGGGGACCTCGACCGTCTGGCCCAGATGGTGGGCTTCTCCCTCAGGGGGTGCGCGCAGGGGGAGCGCCTCCTGTCGCGGGGGGACGTCGGGGTGTGGGCGGGCCTCGTGGTGGAGGGGCGCGTGCGCATGGAGGCCGCGGACGGCCTGGGTCAGACCGCGGTGATCGGCTGGGCCGCCCCGGGCGAGGTCTTCGCCGAGGCCTACGCGGTCCTTGGGGACGAGCCGCTCATGGTCGACGTGGTGGCCGACACCGACGGCCGTGTGCTGTGGTTCGACGCCGCCCGCCTCCTCGAGCTCTCCGGCGACCCCGTCTGTGCCCCCGTGGCCCGCAACCTCTCGGAGATCCTGGCCCGGCGCAACGTGGGCCTGTCGAGGCGGGCCCTCCATACGGCGCCCCGCACCATCCGGGGGAAGGTCATGGCCTACCTGACCGCCGCCCGGGAGGCGCGGGGGGTCGGGGAGGGGGAGTGGTTCGAGGTGCCCGTGGGCCGCCAGCAGCTCGCCGACTACCTCGGGGTCGACCGCAGCGCCCTCTCCCGGGAGCTGGGGCGCATGGCCAGGGAGGGGCTGGTGGCGGTGGCGGGCCGGAGGTTCAGGATAGGGGGCTGAGGGGCGAGGGATCCCTAGACGCAGGCCGCCGAGATGGCGTCCTTGAGCTCGTCGATGCCCTGGCCCTTCTCGGCCGAGGTGACCAGGACCGTCTCCGGGTCGATGTCGAGCTCCCGGGCGATGAGGGCCCGCTGGCGCTGCTGCTGGGCGCGGCTGAGCTTGTCGGCCTTGGTGAGCACCACCACGAAGGGGAAGCCGCCCTCCTTGAGGAAGCCCACCATCTCGTGGTCGAGCTTCTGGGGCTCGTGGCGGATGTCCACGAGCGAGACCACGAGGTTGAAGCTGCGCTCCTGGTCGAAGTAGCCGCCGATGAGGTCGGCCCAGCGTCTCTTCTCCGCGGCGCTCACCTTGGCGAAGCCGTAGCCCGGCAGGTCCACGAGGTAGATGCCGTCCACGTCGTAGAAGTTCACCGTGGCCGTCTTGCCCGGCTTGGAGCTCACCTTGGCGAGGGCCTTGCGGCCCACGAGGCGGTTGATGAGCGACGACTTGCCCACGTTGGAGCGCCCCACCACGGAGACCTCGGGTCGCTTGGCCTCGGGGATCTGATCTGGGGTGCCATAGGCCGCGCAGAACCGCGCGTGGGTGAAGTCGATCTTTTCCAAGGGTCCTCCCGGGTCGTCGCCTTGGGCCATGATACCCGCTCGGCCGCCTCAGGCGGTGCGGCCGCCCCCCCCCGAAGGCCCTGCAAATGCCGGACTCTTCTGTAAAAAAGGTGCGCGACCCTGAAGAGTGCCCAAAGCGGCAACAATCCATCTTGATAAACATAGAATGGGGCCAACCAGACGGCTGAACCGGGTTTGAACGCCCGTTCGTGACCCCTCAAACGGAAAGAGGTTTCCATGGACACCAAGATCCAGGAGCGCGCGCAGCTCTGGAAGGAGAACGTCGACGAGCCCGAGCTCGCCGCCGAGCTTGCCGACCTGCTTGCCAAGGACGACGACTCCATCGTCGACGCCTTCTACCGCGACCTCGAGTTCGGCACCGCCGGCCTCCGCGGCGTGCTGGGCGTGGGCACCAACCGCATGAACGTCTACACCGTCTCCCAGGCCACCCAGGGCCTGGCCGACTACCTCAACGCCCATTGCGAGAACCCCACCGTCGCCATCATGCGCGACTCCCGCAACAAGGGCGACGAGTTCGTGAAGGCCGCTGCCGGCGTGCTCGCGGCCAACGGCATCAAGAGCTTCGTTGCCCCGCGCATCGAGCCGGTCCCCGTGCTCTCCTTTACCACCCGCCACCTGGGCTGCGACGCCGGCATCGTGATCACCGCCTCCCACAACCCCGCGCCCTACAACGGCTACAAGGTCTATGGCCCCGACGGCTGCCAGATCGCAAACGAGGCCGCCGACGAGATCCAGGCCTCCATCGACGGTACCGATATCTTCGCCGGCGTCCGGTCCATGGACTTCGGCGAGGCGCAGGAGAAGGGCCTTGTCGAGTGGGTCGGCGACGACGTCATCGACGCCTACCTCGACGCCATCCAGACCGTCTCCGTGCCCGGCTGCGTGGCCGAGGACGGCTCCTTCAAGGTGGTCTACACCCCGCTCAACGGCAGCGGCCTCGAGTGCGTCACCAAGATCCTGTCGCGCGTTGGCATCGACAACGTCGTCGTGGTGCCCGAGCAGAGGGAGCCTAACGGCGACTTCCCCACGTGCCCCTACCCCAACCCCGAGATCCGCGAGGCGCTGCAGAAGGGCCTGGAGCTCTGCGACGAGGTCAAGCCCGACCTCCTGCTGGCCACCGACCCCGACGCCGACCGCGTGGGCATCGCCGTGCCCCACGACGGCGACTACAAGCTGCTCTCCGGCAACGAGGTGGGCGTCCTGCTCGTCGACTGGCTCGCCCGCCTGAAGCAGGAGGCCGGCGAGGACGTCTCCCGTAAGGTCGTCGTCTCCACCATCGTCTCCTCCGCCATGCCCGACGCTTTGGCCGGCAAGTACGGCTTCGAGATGCGCCGCGTGCTCACCGGCTTCAAGTACATCGGCGGCCAGATCGACATGCTCACCTCCAAGGGTGAGGGCGACCGCTACCTGCTGGGCTTCGAGGAGTCCTACGGCTACCTGGCCGGGACCCATGCTCGCGACAAGGACGCCGTGGTCACCTCCATGCTCATCTGCGAGATGGCCGGCTGGTACGCCAGGCAGGGCAAGGACCTCTACGAGGCCATGGACGGGCTCTACCGCGAGCTCGGCTTCTACCTCAACGGCGTGGTCAACGTCACCTTCGAGGGCGCTGCCGGCGCCGACAAGATGGCCCGGATCATGAAGGGCCTCCGTGCCCAGCAGCCGCTGACCATCGCCGGCTACGACGTCGAGGGCTGCACCGACTACGCGGGGTGCGTTGAGATGCCCATCCTCAACAAGGACCCCGAGGACCCCGCGCAGACCCTGCCCGCGGCCAACGTGCTCGAGTACCGCCTCGCCGGCGGCCACAAGGTCATCGTGCGCCCCTCCGGCACCGAGCCCAAGATCAAGGCCTACCTGTTCACCACCGGCGCCACCCGCGAGGACGCCGAGGCCGTCCAGGACAAGCTGGCCGTCGCCGCCAAGGAGAGCCTGTTGGCCTAGGAATCCCTCCTTCATCTGCATCAAGCGCACCTGAAAAAGGCTGAGGGCGACCTGGTACACGCCGGGCCGCCCTCAGTCGTTTTCAGGTGCAGGGGGGGAGATGATGAGGTGCTACGCCTTGGCGGGCTGCACCGTCAGGGCCGTCGCGACGTCGGACGCCACGGTGGCGGGGTCCCACTGGTGCGAGGAGTTCCCGCTCGACGTGGGGTCGTGCACCGTGACGGCACCGTTGTCGCCCGGGGTCACGAGCACCCAGTGCGGCGTCGCGCCGAGAGCGCCGCCGCCGGTCTGTGCCAGCACGTAGGTGTCGTCGCCGAGGGCCTTCGCCAGGGCGTCGCCCGTGGCCGCGGTACCCGGCGCGGCTGCCTGGTCGGGGCCGTCGCCCTCGGGGGAGTCCTGGCCCGCGTCCTGCCCGGGGGCCGCGGTGCCGGCGAGGTCGAGTGCCGCCACGGCGAGCCCGAGGTCGCCGCCCTTCTCGGTGAAGAACGAGGCGTCGGTGCCCGAGTCGCCGGAGGCCTTGCCGGC
This genomic window contains:
- the rlmKL gene encoding bifunctional 23S rRNA (guanine(2069)-N(7))-methyltransferase RlmK/23S rRNA (guanine(2445)-N(2))-methyltransferase RlmL produces the protein MRFYATCPTGLEHLLAQELESLGVPSVRPLQGQVGFEGPLKWAYVACLWSRIASSVVAVVESGPVTGAETLYDLAAAIPWEDHLPVGATFAVYTSGTMEGLDNTLFTSQKVKDAVVDRMLAAKGTRPNVDTDDPDLRIRVRIREGHATMGIDMSGEPLFRRGYEKAARRAAIPPQRPDYAAAVLELAGWWRTVRRPMPSVCVAFSGGGTLAVEAASVALDRAPGLLRVRWGFSRWLGHSERSWSQVRNEAERRAAAGAKNPLVLVVSDTREGFGADCRALLNSAGIDREPVVVPAREVSRAGAELTEDRLVAVDLAWLHADEAAREAEALSYLTGLCSGLPEGTPACTLARDGALDALLGIEPEDEVESLMGKNNVYLRGYADIAMDPPAAVTLKDGSEVPVLVPVTDQFAARLEKDAKERSKWAEAEDVTCYRVYDQDLPDYNVAIDLFRGAPQTPGRWLVVSEYAAPSEIDPEKARRRLIDVLTVAPRVLGVRGRDVALRVRHKAKGGSQYAAPEDITRTIKARELARNVPGRPARKPKARYVDGVELPEGCKLVEEGGLTFEINLVDRLDCGLFLDHRDVRAEIREMAKQMRGSKRFLNLFAYTGTGTVYAADGGAGYTTTVDLSYTYIDWARRNMQRNGFDGEEHEYVKADVLRWVDEQRKTRNRWDLVFCDPPTFSNSSSMGERSFDVQRDHSELLIGISRLLTRDGVCLFSCNLRDFTPDVEKLDRCGVTVEDVTERTIPHDFERNSKVHHVYIVRRKPMSEEKRAEIEARKARGDHAGKRAPDSRYRGDRRPGGFGGGRDGHGRGNRRDGRHGSDGRTDRRPGGFRGRDGRDNDRRGGGHGGKDDRRGGFKGGRPGSDRGGFKGGDRRGPRGAGPSGNNRRGQGREGGNRH
- a CDS encoding response regulator transcription factor; protein product: MALIYLADDEREVREILNRFLAADGHEVLAFGSGSEFWDVFSRTPCDLAILDIMMPGIDGIELLARIRGSSQVPVVMVSAKDSDEDYCRGLVFGADDYITKPFKPTLLVAKVRSILHRIDVRSRDLGGMPKRWGNLEYCARTRTFSVDGMELALTAQEHQLLLFYFKKFNVPVSRDELSREVWGSEPLPASRAIDEANRRLRRRLLAAGSTVYNQTVWGRGYRLTYREGEGRL
- the cysK gene encoding cysteine synthase A codes for the protein MRIATSVSAAIGDTPLIDLSFLCDGDVTLLGKYEAANPGGSVKDRVARAMVDAAENDGTLEEGGTIVEPTSGNTGVGLAMVAAERGYGMVLVMPETMSVERRKLAAAYGARIELTPGATGMAGAVERAEQIVAETPGAVMMGQFSNPENPLAHYRTTGPEIWRDTDGAVDALVAGVGTGGTVSGTGRFLKEMKPSAQVFAVEPAESPVLEGGQAGPHKIQGIGANFVPDNYDAEVVDKVLAVTGDDAIAMKDRLAEQLGLLVGISAGAAVSAAVELANREDMEGAVIVAVLPDTGERYLSLIEA
- a CDS encoding sensor histidine kinase, which codes for MTVPSNHPGLLNRAGMVLGVVVALIPFLFVAAQWCMLQDLARRALSSGNIGFFHNGPVAPEVWLISLDPSLQPSSKPEGYVGVLSADLLEHVRSEAHRLEPGEMSSYVRGDECFFFTPEKSANPSETDYKPAGVLVADASVAWALARFSGGVIAFLCFGVDVLLWMGVRYMKSQLQRAELAKRDFFANASHELKTPLMVIGAHIDAVRAQHESFDDAAAGIDRELSRSERLVGDILLLSKADAGMVDVSIASFDVRETLFDVVRSLGPEARSRGIELSPVNPTPLVLGSDEDKVATILFNAAVNALRHAASVVRVGMTVQEEQIELFVENDGAALGNQEREHLFDRFYSCDAGGTGIGMALAADYAERLGAKLTADSSKGGTRVSLWLPRTWASEHLRAP
- a CDS encoding ATP-binding cassette domain-containing protein → MLEVSNLAAGYGWSPVFRNISFRLRRGEVVGLAAPNGVGKTTLMRALAGDVPAGKGSVVEADGQKRLPGRSRRWPVYYSGWQQVTQRCPLSAFELMGHAAGCWGSDACTEAIGDRLGVLSFWKRPLRSYSQGMIQQTLLAMASATEAPYTLLDEPMNALDPLRTKQAELEVRAMARAGRTVLISSHLLEGLQRICDRVLFLHCDAVEEVKGNVDLREGFFSCYETSRE